Proteins from a single region of Chryseomicrobium sp. FSL W7-1435:
- a CDS encoding nuclease-related domain-containing protein yields MKQAGESGEKDVASYLQEALHQLPAYVLHNYHVKIPNTFSIQIDYLIFTSQFILILEVKNIKGHIFFNQNPAQLIRTLDGEVMAMDCPFAQMDRNVLHFKRLLSKSELPIYTVIVWTNRSAVLEAAPSNSPHKILFLKQLPYYISQLLKLPEQEVHLGSLVKNLKAKATPFYQPDLCQRYGIAPSELVRGLLCLTCYSPMNLHVRTWVCPKCRVKNNHMVNENILGLFDLLGDTLQMNDLKQILPTLYSRLLGNLVKSGEVRSTAYRKNRTYTLHRPSKVKWLEVKLDHR; encoded by the coding sequence ATGAAACAGGCCGGAGAGAGCGGGGAGAAGGATGTCGCCTCCTATCTTCAAGAAGCTCTCCATCAGCTACCAGCCTACGTTCTTCACAACTACCATGTTAAAATCCCCAATACTTTTTCAATTCAAATCGATTACCTCATCTTTACCTCTCAATTCATTCTCATACTTGAAGTTAAAAATATTAAAGGACACATTTTCTTTAATCAGAACCCTGCCCAATTGATACGTACTCTTGACGGGGAGGTGATGGCAATGGACTGTCCATTTGCTCAGATGGATCGCAACGTACTTCATTTCAAAAGGCTACTTAGCAAATCTGAGTTGCCAATATACACGGTGATAGTGTGGACCAATCGCTCAGCAGTACTTGAAGCAGCGCCTTCAAATTCTCCTCACAAAATCCTTTTCTTAAAACAATTACCTTATTACATAAGCCAATTATTGAAATTGCCAGAACAAGAAGTTCATTTGGGAAGTCTTGTGAAAAACCTAAAGGCAAAAGCAACCCCTTTCTATCAGCCAGACCTCTGTCAAAGGTATGGGATTGCACCTTCCGAATTGGTCCGAGGGTTACTTTGTCTAACTTGTTATTCTCCAATGAACCTTCATGTGAGAACGTGGGTATGTCCCAAATGCAGGGTAAAAAACAATCATATGGTGAATGAGAATATTCTTGGGCTATTTGACTTGCTAGGCGATACTCTTCAAATGAACGATTTAAAGCAAATTCTACCGACCTTATATTCACGACTACTCGGGAATTTAGTGAAATCAGGTGAAGTAAGAAGTACTGCTTACAGAAAGAACCGGACATACACGCTGCATCGCCCATCTAAAGTAAAATGGCTTGAGGTTAAACTTGACCATAGATGA
- a CDS encoding short-chain fatty acid transporter codes for MKTLTRLSNRLMERFLPDPYIFVALLTLIVFLLGIGLTEAGPLDMVIYWGDGFWGLLLFTMQMVIVLLAGHVLASSPPIKRLLSKMAGMAKTPGGAIILVTVVSLFASWINWGFGLVIGALFAKEIAKKVTTVDYRLLIASAYSGFVIWHGGLAGSIPLSIATADHPFESIMGIVPTTETIFSTYNLVIVAALIVTIPLLNRWMMPKPEDTVTVDPALLEDTVIVEKPTVITPASRMEDSYLLSIFVGALGLVYLGYHFTTKGFDLNLNIVNMLFVILGIIMHGTPRSYLAAVNNAVKTTGGIIIQFPFYAGIMGMMVTSGLAGVISTAVVSVSNEHTFHLFTFYAAGIVNFFVPSGGGQWAVQAPIMLQAASELGVDYSKTAMAIAWGDAWTNMIQPFWALPALAIAGLKAKDIMGYCVFVLILSGIVISLGLFFF; via the coding sequence ATGAAAACCCTTACACGCTTGTCCAATCGTCTTATGGAAAGGTTCTTACCGGATCCATACATCTTCGTTGCACTACTTACTCTTATTGTTTTTTTATTAGGAATCGGGTTAACTGAAGCAGGTCCACTCGATATGGTGATCTACTGGGGAGATGGTTTCTGGGGATTATTGCTGTTCACTATGCAAATGGTCATTGTGTTGCTTGCCGGTCACGTCTTAGCCAGTAGCCCACCCATCAAACGCTTACTAAGTAAAATGGCAGGAATGGCCAAGACTCCTGGCGGTGCTATTATTCTTGTCACTGTCGTCTCACTTTTCGCAAGTTGGATCAACTGGGGCTTCGGTCTTGTCATTGGTGCCTTATTCGCAAAAGAAATTGCTAAGAAAGTGACAACGGTTGATTACCGTCTGTTAATTGCAAGTGCGTACTCAGGCTTTGTCATTTGGCACGGCGGATTAGCAGGGTCGATTCCATTATCCATCGCTACTGCTGACCATCCATTCGAAAGCATCATGGGTATCGTGCCAACAACTGAAACAATTTTCTCTACATATAACTTAGTAATTGTGGCTGCTCTTATCGTTACAATTCCTTTGTTAAATCGTTGGATGATGCCTAAGCCGGAAGATACGGTTACTGTCGATCCAGCTTTACTTGAAGACACAGTGATCGTTGAAAAGCCAACTGTAATCACTCCAGCATCTCGCATGGAAGATAGCTACTTGCTTTCAATCTTTGTAGGGGCTCTTGGACTCGTTTACTTGGGCTACCACTTCACGACAAAAGGTTTTGATCTAAACTTAAATATCGTTAACATGTTGTTTGTAATTTTAGGGATCATCATGCACGGCACACCACGTAGTTATTTGGCAGCTGTTAATAACGCTGTAAAAACTACTGGTGGTATTATCATCCAGTTCCCGTTTTATGCTGGGATCATGGGAATGATGGTTACGTCTGGACTAGCTGGAGTTATTTCAACAGCGGTCGTCAGTGTTTCGAACGAGCATACTTTCCACCTGTTCACGTTTTACGCAGCCGGAATCGTTAACTTCTTCGTACCTTCTGGTGGCGGTCAGTGGGCTGTACAAGCTCCAATCATGTTACAAGCCGCTTCTGAACTTGGCGTAGATTACTCTAAAACAGCTATGGCGATTGCTTGGGGCGATGCTTGGACCAACATGATTCAACCATTCTGGGCTCTACCAGCATTGGCAATTGCCGGTTTAAAAGCCAAAGACATCATGGGCTATTGTGTATTTGTATTAATTTTGAGTGGTATCGTCATCAGTCTTGGTTTATTCTTCTTCTAA
- a CDS encoding flotillin family protein has protein sequence MGMDLWIVLAVVGFVLLTIIGVYVAKYKTVGPDEALIVTGSYLGTKTVHTDESGNRIKIIRGGGTFVLPVFQQAEPLSLLSSKLEVTTPEVYTEQGVPVMADGTAIIKIGGTIPQIATAAEQFLGKSKDDRENEAKEVLEGHLRSILGSMTVEEIYKNRDKFSQEVQRVASHDLAKMGLVIVSFTIKDVRDKNGYLESLGKPRIAQVKRDADIATAEAEKETRIKRAEASKDAQRAELERATEIAESEKDNQLKVAEYRREQDIAKARADQAYELETARAKQEVTEQEMQVQIIERQKQIELEEKEILRREKQYDSEVKKKADADRYAIEQNAAADKARQIAAADAEKYSIEARAKADAEKVRMDGLAKADSERAQGETEADIIRLKGLAEAEAKRKIAEAFEQYGQAAVLDMIVRMMPEYAKQIAAPLGNIDKITVVDTGGGEGGGANKVTSYATNLMSTLQETLKASSGIDVREMLENYSGKGTIRPSLDRISDGLFAEKSEAAVEEKKTLQPTSSES, from the coding sequence ATGGGAATGGATTTATGGATTGTGTTAGCTGTAGTTGGATTTGTTTTACTAACAATCATCGGTGTCTATGTCGCAAAGTACAAAACAGTAGGACCAGATGAGGCGCTAATCGTAACAGGGAGTTACCTGGGCACAAAGACCGTACATACGGATGAGTCGGGGAACCGAATCAAAATTATCCGAGGCGGGGGTACCTTCGTATTACCAGTCTTCCAACAAGCAGAACCACTTAGCCTACTATCCAGCAAGTTAGAAGTAACGACTCCGGAAGTCTACACGGAACAGGGTGTACCTGTTATGGCAGATGGAACGGCCATCATTAAAATTGGCGGAACGATTCCTCAGATCGCCACAGCAGCAGAGCAGTTCCTTGGTAAGTCTAAAGATGACCGTGAAAATGAAGCCAAAGAAGTGTTAGAAGGTCATTTACGTTCTATCTTAGGATCAATGACTGTGGAAGAAATCTATAAGAACCGCGACAAATTCTCACAAGAAGTGCAGCGTGTGGCGTCCCACGATTTAGCGAAAATGGGTCTTGTGATTGTATCCTTTACAATCAAAGATGTTCGCGACAAAAATGGCTACTTGGAATCTTTAGGGAAACCACGTATTGCTCAAGTGAAACGAGATGCAGACATTGCAACAGCAGAGGCGGAAAAAGAGACGCGCATCAAGCGTGCCGAAGCTTCTAAAGATGCTCAACGTGCAGAACTCGAGCGAGCGACAGAAATCGCCGAATCGGAAAAAGACAACCAGTTGAAAGTTGCGGAATACCGTCGCGAGCAAGATATTGCAAAAGCCCGGGCTGACCAAGCTTACGAACTTGAGACGGCACGCGCCAAACAAGAAGTAACGGAGCAAGAGATGCAGGTTCAAATTATTGAGCGTCAAAAGCAAATCGAGTTAGAAGAAAAAGAAATTCTACGTCGTGAGAAGCAGTACGATTCAGAGGTCAAAAAGAAAGCGGATGCCGATCGCTACGCTATCGAGCAAAACGCGGCTGCTGACAAAGCACGCCAAATCGCGGCTGCCGATGCAGAGAAATACTCTATCGAAGCACGTGCAAAAGCAGATGCTGAAAAAGTGCGTATGGATGGACTAGCGAAAGCTGATTCAGAACGCGCGCAAGGGGAGACAGAAGCAGACATCATCCGTTTGAAAGGTCTTGCGGAAGCCGAAGCGAAACGCAAAATTGCGGAAGCTTTCGAGCAATATGGTCAAGCCGCAGTACTCGACATGATCGTTCGCATGATGCCAGAATACGCAAAACAAATTGCGGCTCCACTTGGTAACATTGATAAAATCACAGTGGTCGATACCGGCGGTGGTGAAGGAGGCGGCGCCAATAAGGTGACGTCCTATGCAACCAACTTGATGTCGACCCTGCAAGAAACGTTGAAAGCCTCATCAGGAATTGACGTCAGAGAAATGCTCGAAAACTATTCGGGCAAAGGGACTATCCGCCCTAGCTTAGATCGAATCTCTGACGGCTTGTTTGCAGAGAAATCAGAAGCCGCTGTCGAAGAGAAGAAGACGCTGCAACCAACTTCATCCGAGAGTTAA
- a CDS encoding alpha-E domain-containing protein translates to MLSRVADALYWMARNIERSESHSRIMHVHLTQMLEAGNKDIFQEEDYHILFEVCATAEELKQLESDGKTRVEDLISYLTYGEENSNSALNCVRIARDNARVTRDYIPNDLFEAWNQFYLSANPLPDRAYSIHTMRDFFNETKQASYMAQGIIEAAMSRDVAYYMLKIGKWLERAEKTARILNVVSEQTRTREKEYEASDYYYWSSALRMVNGYEAYLKSNPPKMDPTKILSFLITNQDFPRSIRYCMDHVREAVDALENAKVAHYSVELYEAMDALRREFNQMKIQDLDTNETINFLNTFQDKCNQIGQIFSKTYYLTEPVSSSTFSQHQEQSLPPEMRRKTAMKYKIEHTNIFEYETVVDQSMNSIRLKPRSDECQRLLSYRTDITPMSLTKEHTDIWGNNVETFFIAEHHQHLEIKSTSVVSIQRSPFIQQIDYSPEMKDIFHSDLFQEHYAGYLANTAYTYLTVKQMERVDGAIGLMTNPVQYAIEVMRYVYDTFSYDPDATDVTTTASDSFELRGGVCQDMAHVMLGILRAKQIPARYVSGYLYVGEDSALVGDAASHAWVEVMIPGIGWVGLDPTNNVEALENHIRMCVGRDYNDVSPVQGVYRGGASSIDVKVAVSLLSGE, encoded by the coding sequence ATGCTTAGTCGTGTAGCAGATGCGCTGTACTGGATGGCGCGTAACATCGAACGATCGGAAAGTCACTCCCGTATCATGCATGTTCATTTGACGCAGATGCTTGAAGCTGGAAATAAGGACATTTTTCAAGAAGAAGACTACCACATTTTATTTGAAGTGTGTGCTACTGCTGAAGAATTGAAGCAGCTAGAAAGTGATGGGAAGACCCGAGTGGAGGATTTGATTTCGTATTTAACATACGGGGAAGAAAATTCAAACTCTGCTTTAAATTGTGTACGTATTGCACGGGATAATGCTCGTGTAACACGTGATTACATTCCCAATGATCTGTTTGAGGCTTGGAATCAATTTTATTTATCCGCCAATCCTCTTCCAGACCGTGCTTACTCGATTCATACAATGCGTGATTTTTTCAATGAAACCAAGCAGGCTTCTTATATGGCTCAAGGCATAATTGAAGCAGCAATGTCACGCGATGTGGCATACTATATGTTGAAGATTGGGAAGTGGCTAGAGCGTGCCGAGAAAACTGCACGCATCTTAAATGTCGTGAGTGAACAGACACGAACACGGGAAAAAGAATACGAGGCTAGTGATTACTATTATTGGTCGAGCGCACTGCGGATGGTGAACGGTTATGAGGCCTATTTAAAGTCGAATCCACCCAAAATGGATCCGACGAAAATCTTATCCTTCTTAATAACCAATCAAGACTTCCCGCGTTCTATTCGTTACTGTATGGACCACGTCCGCGAAGCGGTAGATGCTCTTGAGAACGCCAAGGTCGCCCATTACTCTGTAGAGCTTTATGAGGCAATGGATGCGCTAAGACGTGAATTTAACCAAATGAAAATTCAAGATTTGGATACAAACGAAACGATTAATTTCTTGAACACCTTCCAAGACAAGTGTAATCAGATCGGTCAAATATTCTCAAAGACCTACTATTTAACAGAACCTGTTTCATCGTCGACTTTCTCACAACATCAAGAACAATCGCTTCCACCAGAAATGAGGAGAAAGACTGCCATGAAGTATAAAATTGAACACACGAACATCTTTGAGTATGAGACGGTTGTCGATCAAAGTATGAACTCGATTCGATTGAAGCCACGTTCTGATGAGTGTCAACGCCTTCTTTCTTACCGAACGGATATCACACCGATGTCTTTAACGAAAGAACATACGGATATTTGGGGCAATAACGTAGAAACCTTCTTCATTGCTGAACATCATCAACACTTGGAAATCAAGTCGACATCGGTAGTCAGCATTCAACGAAGCCCGTTTATCCAGCAAATTGATTATTCACCAGAAATGAAAGACATTTTCCATTCAGACCTTTTCCAAGAACACTATGCTGGTTACTTAGCCAACACAGCTTATACGTATTTGACAGTAAAGCAAATGGAGCGCGTGGACGGTGCTATTGGTCTAATGACGAACCCTGTACAATATGCGATTGAAGTGATGCGCTATGTATACGATACCTTCAGTTACGATCCGGATGCGACAGATGTTACAACAACAGCAAGTGACTCCTTCGAATTACGTGGAGGGGTTTGTCAAGATATGGCCCATGTCATGCTTGGCATATTGCGTGCCAAACAAATCCCTGCCCGCTATGTGAGTGGTTACCTATACGTAGGTGAAGATTCCGCATTAGTTGGGGACGCTGCTAGTCATGCGTGGGTAGAGGTGATGATACCAGGAATCGGCTGGGTTGGGCTTGATCCGACCAACAATGTGGAAGCTTTAGAAAATCATATCCGCATGTGCGTAGGTCGTGACTATAATGATGTGAGTCCTGTACAAGGTGTTTACCGCGGCGGGGCGAGCTCTATTGATGTTAAAGTTGCAGTAAGTCTTCTTTCAGGAGAATAA
- the nfsA gene encoding oxygen-insensitive NADPH nitroreductase → MVVELMKAHASVRDYKDQPLTKEQVVELVAAAQMAATSHFVQAYSIVWVTDPDKRTKIGELSSNVNQMETAGAVFLLCADYRRLEHASQMHGEPIVYDLAEQLIVAVTDVGLLAQNLVLAAESKGYGICYIGGVRSNLEEISELAQLPKGVFPVYGLTVGIPNEHNEVKPRLPVEAILHENTYDEEKYATLLPAYDETIQAYYQRRSSNQKSTTWTKQMADFLKAPRRAEITAFLKKQGYEMN, encoded by the coding sequence ATGGTAGTAGAATTGATGAAAGCTCATGCGTCCGTACGTGACTACAAAGATCAACCGCTTACGAAAGAACAAGTCGTCGAGTTAGTGGCAGCTGCTCAAATGGCCGCCACTTCCCATTTTGTACAAGCTTACAGTATTGTTTGGGTCACTGATCCCGACAAACGTACGAAAATCGGAGAACTTTCAAGCAATGTGAATCAAATGGAGACTGCAGGTGCTGTGTTCCTACTATGCGCAGATTACCGTCGTCTTGAACATGCAAGTCAGATGCACGGAGAACCCATCGTCTATGATTTGGCGGAACAACTAATCGTAGCTGTTACCGATGTTGGCTTACTGGCACAAAATCTTGTCCTTGCAGCAGAGTCGAAAGGGTACGGAATTTGTTACATTGGTGGCGTTCGAAGCAATTTGGAGGAAATCAGTGAGCTGGCTCAGTTACCGAAGGGTGTATTCCCTGTTTACGGTTTAACTGTAGGGATTCCTAATGAACACAATGAAGTGAAACCACGTCTTCCAGTGGAAGCTATCCTTCATGAGAATACTTATGATGAAGAAAAGTATGCAACCTTGCTTCCCGCTTATGACGAAACTATCCAAGCGTACTACCAACGTCGCAGTTCCAATCAAAAGAGCACGACTTGGACAAAGCAGATGGCGGATTTCTTAAAAGCACCTCGCCGTGCGGAAATTACAGCGTTTTTGAAAAAACAAGGATACGAGATGAACTAA
- a CDS encoding STAS domain-containing protein: MPIGIEKLDTAVYKTLNLLPDAALLANASFEVQWMNDAAEKLLDLVAPYYGLPSSKEMLGHSMDFFHRKPSHNQTIMHALTDMHRMRITLAESIHTDIIILTVKFDAAEPHYLVMLADVTTKAEEDENQQRLIRQLSTPIMKVWDNAMALPLIGSFDWQRFDRMVIAVLEECAKNRYEYVILDVSKIDVSGDQQSYSFFQKLADSLRLIGAQCVLVGVTPRLAMEITTLERSLLIFGSTYDGIRYISEQK, encoded by the coding sequence ATGCCTATCGGTATTGAAAAGTTAGACACTGCCGTCTATAAAACATTAAATTTATTACCAGATGCCGCATTACTGGCAAACGCCTCGTTTGAAGTTCAGTGGATGAACGATGCTGCAGAAAAGCTACTTGATTTAGTGGCCCCCTACTATGGTTTACCTTCTAGCAAAGAAATGCTTGGTCATTCAATGGATTTCTTCCATAGAAAGCCTAGCCATAACCAAACCATAATGCATGCCTTAACGGACATGCATCGCATGCGTATCACATTAGCCGAGTCTATACATACGGACATTATCATTCTTACCGTAAAATTTGACGCTGCCGAGCCTCACTATCTAGTCATGCTAGCTGATGTGACAACCAAAGCAGAAGAAGATGAAAATCAACAACGACTCATTCGCCAGCTCTCTACGCCCATCATGAAAGTGTGGGACAATGCGATGGCCCTCCCTTTAATAGGAAGCTTTGATTGGCAGCGCTTTGATCGCATGGTGATTGCCGTATTAGAAGAATGTGCAAAAAACCGCTATGAATACGTGATATTAGATGTTTCTAAGATTGATGTCTCTGGTGATCAACAGAGCTATTCTTTCTTTCAGAAGTTAGCTGACTCTCTTCGTCTAATCGGCGCTCAGTGCGTCTTAGTTGGTGTAACGCCTCGACTTGCTATGGAAATAACTACTCTAGAACGTTCTCTTCTGATTTTTGGATCAACGTACGATGGTATCCGCTATATAAGTGAACAAAAATAA
- a CDS encoding circularly permuted type 2 ATP-grasp protein, with protein MFKNYKVEPFFDEMFDKTISPKPHYQNFHAKLAETEPSTLKEKHELAQLSFLRQGITFTVYHQNVGTERTMPFDSVPIIIPADDWKMIEKGMAQRTEALNCFLKDIYHEGRILQEGLVPRDLVEKNAYYYKAQAEGVRVPLDNHIFLAGIDLIRDAQGNYMVLEDNLRNPSGMSYVYQNRYVMRQVYPEFFADEPVHTLEHQLTYMHEAMLDHAPPGVENPTAVLLTPGMYNSAYYDHVFLGQQMGIHLAEGRDLLVKDDYIYMKTIRGLQRIDIIYRRIDDNFLDPSAFREDSMLGVRGLVDVYKKGNVAILNAIGNGVADDKAMYSYVPDMIKFYLNEEPIIANVKTYRLEEQETREWVLENIRELVIKNVGASGGYDMLIGPQADQELIEIFKQKIQESPHQYIAQPTIQLSRAPAYQGEEFYPCHVDLRVFVMRGKSTHVLPGGLSRVALKQGSLVVNSSQGGGAKDTWILKNGGNAHA; from the coding sequence GTGTTTAAAAACTATAAAGTAGAACCATTCTTTGATGAAATGTTTGATAAGACAATTTCACCGAAACCACATTATCAAAATTTCCATGCAAAGCTTGCAGAGACAGAGCCATCTACGCTGAAAGAAAAGCACGAATTGGCACAGCTGTCATTTTTACGCCAAGGAATTACATTCACTGTCTATCACCAAAATGTAGGTACTGAACGCACGATGCCGTTTGATTCCGTTCCTATTATTATCCCCGCAGACGATTGGAAGATGATTGAAAAGGGGATGGCGCAACGAACAGAAGCACTGAATTGTTTCTTAAAAGATATTTATCATGAGGGGCGGATTTTGCAAGAGGGACTCGTGCCGCGTGACCTTGTTGAAAAAAATGCCTACTATTATAAGGCACAAGCAGAAGGTGTACGTGTACCACTCGACAATCATATATTTTTAGCGGGAATTGATTTAATTCGTGACGCCCAAGGAAATTACATGGTTTTAGAAGATAACTTACGCAATCCTTCAGGCATGTCTTATGTTTACCAGAATCGCTATGTAATGCGCCAAGTGTATCCTGAATTTTTTGCAGATGAGCCTGTACATACCTTAGAACATCAATTGACTTACATGCATGAAGCGATGCTTGATCATGCACCACCAGGAGTGGAAAACCCGACTGCTGTGCTACTAACGCCAGGGATGTATAACTCTGCCTATTATGATCATGTATTTTTAGGCCAACAAATGGGAATTCATTTAGCAGAGGGACGTGACCTTCTAGTGAAGGATGACTATATTTATATGAAGACCATTCGTGGGCTTCAACGAATTGATATCATTTATCGTCGGATCGATGATAATTTCTTGGACCCAAGCGCTTTCCGCGAAGACTCCATGTTGGGGGTTAGGGGACTAGTAGATGTTTATAAGAAAGGTAACGTGGCTATACTTAATGCTATCGGTAACGGTGTTGCGGATGACAAGGCGATGTATTCGTATGTTCCCGATATGATCAAGTTTTACTTGAACGAAGAACCGATTATTGCGAATGTGAAGACCTATCGGTTAGAAGAACAAGAAACACGCGAGTGGGTTTTAGAAAATATTCGTGAGCTCGTCATTAAAAATGTGGGAGCTTCAGGCGGCTATGATATGTTGATTGGGCCTCAGGCGGATCAAGAGCTGATTGAAATCTTCAAACAGAAGATTCAAGAATCGCCTCATCAATACATTGCGCAGCCGACCATTCAACTTTCACGAGCTCCTGCGTATCAAGGAGAAGAGTTCTATCCATGCCACGTCGATCTACGCGTATTTGTGATGCGTGGCAAATCAACACATGTCCTACCGGGTGGCTTATCACGTGTGGCGCTCAAGCAAGGGTCACTCGTCGTCAACTCCTCTCAAGGCGGCGGTGCCAAAGATACGTGGATTTTGAAGAATGGGGGGAATGCGCATGCTTAG
- a CDS encoding FAD-dependent oxidoreductase — protein MTQDFTNEPSSYWLDGPQIPEFAALSSSINTDIVIVGGGIVGIVAAYLLRNSGRAVTVLEGGRLLHGTTGFTTAKLSVQHGLIYDELISTFSEQDARAYYEANRQALDWVKEKTEEHSIECGLETRPAYLYAESSSGEQKIEKEFTAYEKLGIPGASLTKKTDLPFPIRTALKLENQLQFHPVYFLTALVKEAQAAGVKFYENSRAKTVHLPSQVELVNGHKVEAQHVLVTSHFPFNDFEGLYFSRMRVERSYAMTLRGNVQEDMGMYINVESPTRSIRTVLDASGERLLQIGGQGHISGRHEENTRTNYAKLRDFASSYYGTSEVTHNWSSQDLMPLDHLPYIGQMVTGMPNVFVATGFSKWGMSNGVAAAHLLADLALGKANPYEELFSPTRTKLRPKGIGNFIKDNAGVAKELIKGKVTGAEASLDELGLDEGKLVRVDGQKLAAYKDPSGNVTFVKPACTHMGCDVAFNQAERSWDCPCHGSRFSYRGDILEGPATAPLEQVHPKS, from the coding sequence ATGACACAGGATTTCACAAATGAACCCTCATCCTATTGGCTGGATGGACCGCAGATTCCTGAATTTGCAGCTCTCTCGAGTTCAATCAATACCGATATTGTAATTGTAGGTGGCGGTATTGTGGGGATTGTAGCTGCATACCTACTGCGCAATTCAGGTCGCGCTGTCACCGTTTTAGAAGGTGGTCGTTTATTGCACGGTACCACTGGTTTTACGACAGCCAAACTTTCTGTTCAGCATGGCTTGATCTACGATGAGCTTATTTCCACTTTCTCGGAGCAAGATGCACGAGCATACTACGAAGCGAATCGACAAGCGCTCGACTGGGTTAAAGAAAAAACTGAGGAGCATTCTATTGAGTGCGGTCTAGAAACACGTCCTGCTTATTTATATGCAGAATCTTCTAGTGGTGAACAAAAAATTGAAAAAGAATTTACTGCTTATGAAAAGTTAGGGATTCCTGGTGCATCCCTGACGAAGAAGACGGATTTACCTTTTCCTATACGAACAGCTCTTAAGCTAGAGAATCAACTTCAGTTTCACCCTGTCTATTTTTTAACAGCACTTGTTAAAGAAGCACAGGCGGCCGGAGTTAAATTTTATGAAAACTCACGCGCCAAAACTGTCCATCTTCCTAGTCAGGTCGAGTTGGTAAACGGTCATAAGGTAGAGGCCCAACACGTCCTCGTCACCAGCCATTTCCCATTCAACGATTTTGAAGGCCTGTATTTCTCTCGCATGAGGGTAGAAAGAAGTTACGCTATGACGCTGCGTGGCAATGTGCAGGAAGACATGGGCATGTATATCAATGTGGAGTCACCGACACGCTCAATCCGCACGGTGCTAGATGCTTCAGGAGAACGGTTGCTTCAAATTGGAGGCCAAGGACATATTTCTGGTCGTCACGAAGAAAACACACGAACCAATTACGCGAAGCTACGTGACTTTGCATCAAGTTATTACGGAACATCTGAAGTGACGCATAACTGGTCCTCTCAAGACCTGATGCCACTTGATCACTTACCTTATATTGGCCAAATGGTTACCGGGATGCCGAATGTATTTGTAGCGACTGGTTTTTCAAAGTGGGGTATGTCGAACGGAGTGGCTGCTGCCCACTTACTTGCAGACCTAGCTCTTGGTAAAGCCAATCCTTACGAAGAATTATTTTCGCCAACTCGCACAAAGCTACGTCCTAAAGGAATCGGCAACTTTATCAAAGACAATGCGGGTGTCGCAAAAGAGCTGATTAAAGGCAAAGTGACGGGAGCCGAAGCGTCGCTTGATGAGCTTGGCCTGGATGAAGGGAAACTTGTTCGGGTCGACGGACAGAAGCTTGCTGCTTATAAAGATCCGTCCGGAAATGTCACGTTTGTCAAACCTGCCTGCACACATATGGGTTGTGATGTCGCTTTCAATCAAGCGGAGCGGTCATGGGATTGCCCGTGCCACGGCTCACGATTCAGTTACCGGGGCGATATTTTAGAAGGACCCGCCACTGCCCCGCTTGAGCAAGTGCATCCGAAATCTTAG